The genomic segment CAAGACAGCACTCAATTCTACCCGGATGATTCATTTCCTTTATGTAAATCTAGTGTGCGTATTGAATCAACCAGGCAGGCTGCAATCACAGCCAGAATAAAATATGCTATTGTAATGATGGGGAGCATTAGCAATAGAAGTATCAAAAGCCAAACAAACCAATCACCATAACCCAGATATCGTTCTTTAAGAACAAGATCTTTCACCTCCTTTGCTGTTATAATATTAGCATGATTTAATATCATTATTTTAAAATGTATCATATATTCACATAAATAGGAGAATAGTCATATGGGATATCAATTGGGAGAAATAGTAAAAAGAGTAAGGCAATCTAAAAGATACACACAAAAATATGTATCACAAAATAAAATGTCCCGAACGACTTATGCTAAAATTGAGTCGTGTCAAATGCAACCTACCGTTGGAAAATTCATGCACATCCTGGAAAAGCTGGATATTTCGTATGATGAATTCAGATATATTCAAAATTCTTATTCGCTTAACGGCAAGGAAGAAATCATTCATGATTTTTTTCGACTTTCAACAAATGTTGATAGCAAGCATTTAAAAATTTTAGAGAAAAAATGTGAAAGCTATCTTTCCCATTCATTTGATAATGTCGTTTCTGACATTCAATCAGCATGTAAAGCTCAACTCCTGATTGCATTAGATAACAACTATGACAAAGCCTATTCATTTGCTACAAAAATTTGGAACAGACTGTCAAAGCTGGATAACTGGTACTCCACTGAATTAAAGCTTATAAATAATATATTCTTTTTTTTCCCCTTGGAAACTGGAATCTCCATTGTCAAAAGGGCGTTACAAGAAATTGAACGCTTATCATGTGTAAATGGAAATAATAGTCTTAAACCGGCCTATCTACTCAATCTGACCCTGCTGATGCTCAATAATAATCAAAATTCTGAGGCATATCAATATGCAAAAAAAGCTGTAGAAGAGTGCACTAACGAAAAAAGATTTGACGTGTTATCCCTGGCTTATGCACGAAAAGGAATAGCTTTAACAAACCTTGGAAAAATCGATTCGGGCAGAGCGGCTATTAATAAATCAATCCAGATTTGTGATGCGTTAGATCAGGAAGCAATGGAACAAGCTATCAAGGAAGAAATTCATCAAAAAATAAATGGTGGAATAAGCTTTTGACCAGTGGTTTTACTTTTCTAAGTTTAACGAAATGGGAGGGGTTTTAATGAAACACACATTTAAAGCACTAATTGTTGAAAAAAATGACAACCAGCTTTCAACAGGTATTAAGAAAATTAATCTGAGTGATCTTCCTGATGATGATGTTTTAATCAAGATCAGTTATTCAAGCATCAATTATAAAGATGGGCTGGCAGTGAAAGCGGACGGAAAAATAGTCAATTCCTACCCTTTTGTTCCAGGTATCGACTTGTCAGGCGTTGTTGTGTCATCCAGAGATCCCCGCTTTCATGAAGGAGATCCTGTTATCGCCACAGGTTACGATATCGGTGTCTCCCATTTCGGTGGATTCAGTGAGTATATGAGGCTGCCAGGTGACTGGGTCGTTCCTCTTCCTGATCATTTAACCCTCGAAGAAGCCATGGTTTATGGGACTGCCGGCTTTACTGCCGCATTAGCTGTTCAACGTCTGGAGGATAATGGACTGACACCGGATCAGGGGAACGTTCTTGTAACCGGTTCCACAGGTGGAGTTGGAAGCCTTGCATGTGCGATGCTGTCAAAACTTGGCTATCACGTCGTTGCCAGTACCGGAAAAACATCGGAACACGATCATTTACGGCAGCTTGGTGTATCTGAAATTCTCTCAAGAGAAGCAGTGATCGATGAGCCTGTCCGTCCTCTTGGCCGGAGAAAATGGGCGGCAGCCGTCGATTCAGTCGGTGGAAACACCCTCGCCTCCATTCTTGGCAAAATTCAATACCAGGGCTCTGTCGCTGCATGCGGCCTGACCGGAGGAAATGCTGTTCCGACTTACGTGTTCCCCT from the Sporolactobacillus sp. Y61 genome contains:
- a CDS encoding acryloyl-CoA reductase; amino-acid sequence: MKHTFKALIVEKNDNQLSTGIKKINLSDLPDDDVLIKISYSSINYKDGLAVKADGKIVNSYPFVPGIDLSGVVVSSRDPRFHEGDPVIATGYDIGVSHFGGFSEYMRLPGDWVVPLPDHLTLEEAMVYGTAGFTAALAVQRLEDNGLTPDQGNVLVTGSTGGVGSLACAMLSKLGYHVVASTGKTSEHDHLRQLGVSEILSREAVIDEPVRPLGRRKWAAAVDSVGGNTLASILGKIQYQGSVAACGLTGGNAVPTYVFPFILRSVNLLGIDSVYCPMPRRVKIWHRLATDLFIVNKYNEMKRSISLDELPERLSMTSQGGNTGRTVVRIAD
- a CDS encoding helix-turn-helix transcriptional regulator, with product MGYQLGEIVKRVRQSKRYTQKYVSQNKMSRTTYAKIESCQMQPTVGKFMHILEKLDISYDEFRYIQNSYSLNGKEEIIHDFFRLSTNVDSKHLKILEKKCESYLSHSFDNVVSDIQSACKAQLLIALDNNYDKAYSFATKIWNRLSKLDNWYSTELKLINNIFFFFPLETGISIVKRALQEIERLSCVNGNNSLKPAYLLNLTLLMLNNNQNSEAYQYAKKAVEECTNEKRFDVLSLAYARKGIALTNLGKIDSGRAAINKSIQICDALDQEAMEQAIKEEIHQKINGGISF